The Daucus carota subsp. sativus chromosome 7, DH1 v3.0, whole genome shotgun sequence genome window below encodes:
- the LOC108193795 gene encoding probable flavin-containing monooxygenase 1, with product MPIFSKIGIIGAGISGIAAAKQLSQFHPMVFESSDSLGGVWKHCSFRTTKLQTPRCDYEFSDFPWTKRDNSSFPSYQEVLDYLYSYATSFDLLKFVKFNSKVVEIRFVGDRETTAEVGSFIGTGKPVWEVAVQTNQSEIVEWYSFEFLVVCTGKYGDEPKVPLFPQNKGPEVFRGKVMHSMEYSKLDEEGSVELVKDKKVAVVGYKKSAIDMAVECAEANQGPEGQACTMIIRTLHWTVPHYSIWGLPFYWFYSTRFSQFLHQRPNQGLLRTILCHFASPMRQGISKFIESYLAWKLPLRKYGLKPDHPFEEDYASCQMAILPESFFSEADKGKIMFKRASRWWFWEGGIEFEDNTRLEADVVLLSTGFDGKKKVRSILPDPFRSLLESPSGAMPLYRGTIHPFIPNMAFVGYVESVSNLHTAEIRCIWLARLLGGQFKLPSIEKMLEQTTTEMEIMRNTTRFYKRNCISTFSINHSDEICEEMGWSSWRKKNWFSEAFSAYNSRDYEQHKEDKA from the exons ATGCCTATTTTCTCCAAAATTGGTATCATTGGAGCTGGTATTAGTGGCATAGCTGCTGCTAAACAGCTCTCCCAATTCCATCCCATGGTTTTCGAGTCCTCGGACTCCCTTGGAGGAGTGTGGAAACATTGCTCATTTCGCACTACCAAACTCCAAACTCCACGTTGTGATTACGAGTTCTCGGATTTTCCTTGGACTAAAAGGGATAATTCCAGCTTTCCATCCTACCAGGAAGTGTTGGATTATCTGTATTCCTATGCTACCAGCTTTGATTTGCTTAAATTTGTGAAATTCAACTCAAAGGTGGTGGAGATCAGGTTTGTTGGTGATCGTGAGACCACCGCGGAAGTGGGAAGTTTCATTGGTACAGGTAAACCTGTATGGGAGGTTGCTGTCCAGACTAATCAATCAGAGATTGTTGAG TGGTATTCCTTTGAGTTTCTGGTGGTGTGCACTGGAAAATATGGCGATGAACCGAAAGTGCCACTCTTTCCTCAGAACAAAGGGCCTGAGGTATTCAGAGGGAAGGTGATGCATTCCATGGAATACAGcaaactggatgaagaaggCAGTGTTGAACTTGTCAAAGACAAAAAGGTTGCTGTGGTTGGGTACAAGAAATCTGCCATTGACATGGCTGTTGAATGTGCTGAAGCCAATCAAG GTCCAGAAGGTCAAGCTTGCACAATGATAATAAGGACATTGCATTGGACAGTTCCACATTACTCCATCTGGGGTTTACCATTTTACTGGTTCTATTCAACTAGATTTTCTCAGTTCCTCCATCAAAGGCCTAATCAAGGCCTCCTCAGGACCATCCTTTGCCATTTTGCATCTCCTATG AGGCAGGGAATTTCAAAGTTCATCGAGTCCTACTTGGCGTGGAAGCTCCCACTGCGCAAGTATGGCTTGAAACCAGATCATCCGTTTGAGGAAGATTATGCATCTTGTCAGATGGCCATCTTGCCGGAGAGCTTCTTCTCTGAGGCTGATAAGGGAAAGATCATGTTCAAAAGAGCTTCCAGATGGTGGTTTTGGGAAGGAGGAATTGAATTTGAAGATAATACCAGGTTAGAAGCTGATGTAGTGCTCCTTTCCACTGGTTTCGATGGCAAGAAAAAAGTCAGATCCATATTGCCAGATCCCTTCCGTAGTTTATTGGAATCTCCTTCTGGTGCCATGCCATTGTACAG GGGTACGATCCATCCTTTCATTCCAAACATGGCATTTGTGGGTTACGTGGAAAGTGTTTCGAACCTGCATACTGCAGAGATCAGGTGTATATGGCTGGCTAGACTTCTTGGTGGTCAATTCAAGCTTCCAAGCATTGAGAAGATGCTTGAACAAACGACTACAGAGATGGAAATTATGCGGAACACAACACGATTTTACAAGAGGAACTGCATTTCTACATTCAGTATCAACCACAGTGATGAAATCTGTGAAGAGATGGGATGGAGCTCATGGAGGAAGAAGAACTGGTTTTCTGAAGCATTTAGCGCATATAACAGTCGCGATTATGAACAGCACAAGGAAGACAAAGCATGA
- the LOC108193796 gene encoding peroxiredoxin Q, chloroplastic, with the protein MASPCATASASISKHTLLASSLSTHSPTQHSPHFLTKSSSHSQIYGLKITHSSSLSTPCFSTKICTISAKVNKGSAPPAFTLKDQDGRNVSLSKFKGKPVVVYFYPADETPGCTKQACAFRDSYEKFKKAGAEVVGISGDDASSHKAFAKKYKLPFTLLSDEGNKVRKDWGVPSDLFGTLPGRQTYVLDKNGKVQLIYNNQFQPEKHIDETLKLLQSL; encoded by the exons ATGGCTTCCCCTTGTGCTACTGCATCTGCATCCATATCCAAACACACTCTTCTTGCTTCTTCACTCTCCACTCACTCCCCCACACAACATTCTCCTCACTTTCTTACCAAATCATCTTCGCATTCTCAAATTTATGGTCTCAAGATCACACATTCCTCTTCTCTCTCCACCCCTTGTTTTTCCACCAAGATTTGCACCATTTCTGCCAag GTGAATAAAGGGTCAGCGCCTCCAGCATTCACATTGAAAGATCAAGATGGCAGGAATGTTAGTCTTTCGAAATTTAAGGGCAAGCCTGTTGTTGTTTATTTCTACCCTGCTGATGAAACCCCTGGCTGCACCAAACAG GCATGTGCTTTCAGAGATTCTTATGAGAAATTTAAGAAAGCGGGCGCTGAGGTTGTCGGGATCAGTGGTGATGATGCGTCTTCACATAAG GCATTTGCAAAGAAGTACAAACTTCCATTTACATTGCTGAGTGATGAGGGTAACAAGGTCAGAAAAGATTGGGGTGTGCCATCTGATCTTTTTGGTACTTTGCCTGGACGACAGACATATGTCCTCGACAAAAATGGGAAGGTTCAGCTCATCTACAATAACCAGTTTCAACCTGAAAAGCATATTGATGAGACATTGAAGCTGCTTCAAAGCCTTTGA
- the LOC108196193 gene encoding respiratory burst oxidase homolog protein E yields the protein MKTSRSSSRSSNYSRAFDLPQDHIRCDDHGFEYNGGGGAMLPVFLNDLGRNAADQRRGGDYDDDDDLVQVTLELEQRNDSVVLCSIAPHPANIICDTNCSLASTSSVVATGRSSLSASARIGRKFQWLRTLSFSSTEVNHLDLSTRDAMKLKAKLVRMKSSAQRALGGLRFISKTTGDSSEPNELWKEVESRFDSLAKDGLVSRHDFAECIGMADSKEFALGVFDVLERRRRHQNQKIGHITKDELHDFWLQITDQSFDARLQIFFDMADSNEDGRVTRTEVQELIMLSASANKLSKLKEQAEEYAALIMEELDPENLGYIELWQLEALLLQRENYMNYSRPLSTASVGWSQNLNAYRAGVVCRLRFKLKCLVLENWQRSWILLLWLSAMAGLFVWKFIQYKEKAAFQVMGYCLTTAKGAAETLKLNMALILLPICRNILTFLRSTRARLFIPFNDNINFHKIIAYAIGIGVLIHAGNHMACDFPRLIKSSPDKFAVIASNFDNKKPSYKYLLTGVEAITGISMVVLLIVAFTLATPHFRKNVLKLPVPLNRLTGFNAFWFSHHLTALVYVLLLVHGNFLFLVDKWYQKTTWMYISIPLLLYVAERCLRTFRSEYHSVKLLKVSILPGDVFNIIMSKPSGFKYKSGQYIFLQCPSISPFEWHPFSITSAPGDDYLSIHIRTVGDWTQELKRVFTEDNCSPCIIGRAKFGQHHVDQTGLPRLFVDGPYGAPAQDYQNYDILLLVGLGIGATPFISILRDLVNNTRTFEDQTDSNTDNSKSEDSVTSFASSSMTPNEKKKSQRTRSAHFYWVTREPGSLEWFEGVMNEVAEMDHKGHIEMHNYLTSVYEEGDARSTLITMVQALNHAKHGIDILSGTRVRTHFARPNWKEELTKIALKHPFATVGVFYCGMPMLAKELKELSHELSHKTSTRFEFHKEYF from the exons ATGAAAACCAGTCGCTCCTCGTCGAGATCTTCAAATTATAGCCGCGCTTTTGATCTTCCTCAGGATCATATTCGTTGTGATGATCATGGTTTTGAGTACAATGGTGGAGGAGGAGCAATGCTGCCGGTTTTTCTTAATGACCTCGGACGAAACGCTGCTGATCAACGACGTGGTGGtgattatgatgatgatgatgatttagTACAGGTGACGTTAGAGCTTGAGCAACGGAACGACTCTGTTGTGCTCTGTAGTATTGCTCCTCATCCGGCTAATATTATCTGTGATACTAATTGCTCTTTAGCTTCGACTTCTTCTGTTGTGGCCACTGGACGCAGCAGCCTTTCTGCGAGTGCTAGAATTGGGCGCAAATTTCAGTGGCTGAGAACGCTGTCGTTTTCATCCACGGAGGTTAATCATCTGGATTTAAGCACGCGAGATGCCATGAAATTGAAGGCTAAGCTTGTTAGGATGAAATCCAGTGCTCAACGAGCACTTGGAGGACTACGGTTTATTAGTAAGACTACAGGTGATTCATCGGAGCCTAATGAGCTGTGGAAAGAAGTGGAGTCCCGATTTGATTCTCTTGCCAAGGATGGACTTGTTTCTAGACATGACTTTGCTGAGTGCATTG GGATGGCCGACTCAAAGGAATTTGCGCTCGGTGTGTTTGATGTACTGGAAAGACGACGTCGCCATCAGAATCAGAAGATAGGACATATCACTAAAGATGAGCTTCATGACTTCTGGTTGCAGATTACAGACCAGAGTTTTGACGCTCGTCTTCAGATTTTCTTTGACAT GGCGGACAGCAACGAAGATGGAAGAGTCACAAGAACTGAAGTGCAGGAG CTAATTATGCTTAGTGCATCAGCAAACAAGTTATCCAAACTAAAAGAGCAGGCAGAGGAATATGCTGCGCTGATCATGGAAGAATTAGACCCTGAGAATCTTGGGTACATCGAG TTATGGCAGTTGGAAGCACTGCTACTTCAAAGGGAAAACTACATGAACTATAGCAGACCTCTGAGTACAGCTAGTGTAGGCTGGAGCCAAAACTTAAATGCTTACAGGGCCGGTGTGGTGTGTAGACTGCGTTTTAAACTCAAATGCCTGGTATTAGAGAACTGGCAGAGGAGTTGGATCTTGTTGCTATGGCTGTCAGCCATGGCTGGACTCTTTGTTTGGAAATTTATACAGTACAAGGAAAAGGCAGCATTTCAAGTTATGGGCTATTGCTTGACAACGGCCAAAGGGGCAGCTGAAACTCTGAAGCTTAACATGGCACTCATTCTTTTACCTATTTGTAGAAATATACTGACATTTCTCCGGTCTACAAGGGCTAGGCTTTTCATCCCTTTCAATGACAATATTAATTTTCACAAG ATAATTGCTTATGCTATAGGGATTGGAGTACTGATCCATGCAGGCAACCACATGGCTTGTGATTTTCCTCGTCTCATCAAATCATCGCCTGATAAATTTGCCGTCATAGCCTCAAACTTCGACAACAAAAAGCCCAGCTACAAATACCTTCTGACCGGGGTTGAAGCAATTACTGGGATTTCCATggttgtgttattgattgttgCATTTACCCTAGCAACCCCACACTTTCGGAAAAATGTTTTGAAGCTGCCAGTGCCTTTGAATCGATTAACTGGATTTAATGCATTCTGGTTCTCCCATCACCTTACTGCTCTAGTCTACGTACTGCTACTAGTCCATGGAAACTTCTTGTTCTTGGTCGACAAATGGTACCAGAAAACA ACATGGATGTATATTTCTATTCCCTTGTTGCTTTACGTGGCTGAGCGATGCCTGAGAACATTTCGAtcagaatatcattctgttaaGCTATTGAAG GTTTCAATTCTACCAGGAGATGTCTTCAACATAATCATGTCAAAACCAAGCGGATTTAAGTATAAGAGTGGGCAGTACATATTTCTTCAATGCCCATCAATATCTCCTTTTGAATG GCATCCATTTTCTATTACTTCAGCACCAGGAGATGACTACCTCAGTATTCACATTCGGACAGTAGGAGATTGGACGCAAGAGCTAAAACGGGTATTTACAGAAGACAACTGCTCGCCATGTATCATTGGCCGAGCAAAGTTTGGACAACATCATGTAGATCAAACAGG TTTGCCCAGATTGTTCGTGGATGGACCTTATGGTGCTCCAGCTCAAGATTACCAAAACTATGACATCTTACTTCTTGTTGGACTTGGAATTGGAGCAACTCCTTTTATAAGTATTCTCCGAGATCTAGTTAACAATACAAGaacatttgaagatcaaacg GATTCAAATACTGATAATAGCAAGTCAGAAGATAGCGTAACTAGCTTTGCCTCTTCAAGTATGACACCAAATGAAAAAAAGAAATCACAGAGGACTAGAAGTGCACATTTCTATTGGGTTACCCGAGAACCTGGCTCCTTGGAGTGGTTCGAAGGAGTAATGAATGAAGTAGCAGAGATGGACCATAAG GGCCATATAGAGATGCACAACTATCTTACTAGTGTTTATGAAGAGGGCGATGCAAGATCGACCCTAATAACAATGGTTCAAGCTCTCAACCATGCCAAACATGGTATTGATATCCTCTCTGGAACCAGG GTGAGGACACATTTTGCAAGGCCAAATTGGAAAGAAGAGTTGACAAAAATAGCTCTGAAGCATCCTTTTGCCACAGTAG GTGTGTTTTACTGCGGAATGCCCATGCTTGCTAAAGAACTGAAGGAGCTGTCACATGAGTTAAGTCACAAGACATCGACGCGATTTGAGTTTCACAAAGAATACTTCTAA
- the LOC108196195 gene encoding pectinesterase encodes MEPKLRNLTTRGLEQRNTLLIFIFLTLITTLLASFLPLNSSNSSSSPLDHPLQTHPTINNACTNTLYPSLCFTSLSSVSNPNITLHHILEITVNQTLRQVKNARLVFLIRFVRNQDLSLREQNGVHDCLEMLDQTLYELRQATDDLYSVPRSQARSYGNLKTLLSAAMTNGNTCLDGFFDLGLDSDYEGGIREDFKEQLQVLLSPILKMISNSLALIKNLENQESGGNVTNSSDMWSKEKKVLGGMTEAELIEVAASRLSSPNVTVAKDGTGNFTTIMEAVHMAPNKSSDPYVMKIKAGVYSENVVIPRGKHNVIMVGDGVNLTVIMGSRNLVDGFSTFKTATLSVIGNRFLARDLTIINTSGPEKHQAVALRVTSNAAFYHCEIISHQDTLYAHSLRQFYLECTIQGTIDFIFGNAAAIFQSCQILIRKPNPGQANMVTAQGRQDPNQNTGISLQNCTIIAARNFSMAERQNFSTFLGRPWRNYSRTVIMKSYIGTLVHREGWCKWNSYSTLDTVDYIEYKNFGPGSNTTQRVNWPGYKNNCSDDIARQFSVEEFLREDDDWLESTAFPFFNAYTQNRSVELDM; translated from the exons ATGGAGCCGAAACTGAGAAATCTGACAACAAGAGGCCTTGAACAAAGAAACACTCtcctcatcttcatcttcctcacTCTCATCACAACTCTCCTCGCTTCATTCCTTCCCCTCAACTCATCAAACTCTTCTTCTTCACCACTTGATCATCCATTACAAACTCACCCAACAATCAACAACGCTTGTACCAACACTCTCTACCCTTCACTCTGTTTCACTTCACTCTCCTCTGTTTCCAACCCAAATATCACTCTGCACCACATTCTTGAAATCACTGTGAACCAAACTCTGAGGCAAGTCAAGAATGCACGGCTTGTGTTCTTGATTAGGTTTGTGAGAAACCAAGATTTGAGTTTGCGAGAACAGAATGGCGTGCATGATTGTTTGGAGATGTTGGATCAGACTCTCTATGAACTTAGACAAGCCACTGATGATTTGTATTCAGTTCCTCGTTCTCAGGCCAGGTCTTATGGGAATCTCAAGACTCTTCTGAGTGCTGCAATGACTAATGGGAATACTTGTCTTGATGGGTTTTTTGATTTGGGGCTCGATTCGGATTATGAGGGGGGAATCAGAGAGGATTTTAAGGAACAGCTTCAGGTTCTGTTGAGTCCTATTTTGAAGATGATAAGTAATTCTTTGGCCCTGATCAAGAATTTGGAAAATCAGGAAAGCGGAGGAAATGTTACGAATAGTTCGGATATGTGGAGTAAGGAAAAGAAGGTTCTGGGTGGGATGACAGAAGCAGAGCTGATTGAAGTAGCAGCATCAAGATTGAGTAGTCCAAATGTTACAGTTGCAAAAGATGGTACTGGGAATTTTACGACGATCATGGAGGCGGTTCATATGGCACCAAACAAGAGTTCGGATCCTTATGTGATGAAGATTAAAGCTGGGGTATACTCGGAGAATGTGGTGATTCCAAGGGGGAAACATAATGTTATAATGGTTGGAGATGGTGTCAACTTGACAGTGATCATGGGGTCAAGAAACTTAGTGGATGGATTCTCTACTTTCAAGACTGCAACCTTGA GTGTGATTGGAAATAGATTTTTGGCAAGGGATCTCACCATTATAAATACATCAGGCCCAGAGAAGCATCAGGCAGTTGCACTAAGAGTGACATCGAATGCTGCTTTTTATCATTGTGAAATCATCTCTCACCAGGACACCCTTTATGCACATTCTCTGAGACAGTTCTACCTTGAGTGCACAATCCAAGGAACAATTGATTTCATCTTTGGAAACGCAGCAGCTATATTTCAGAGCTGTCAGATACTAATCAGAAAACCGAATCCTGGTCAGGCGAATATGGTCACAGCCCAAGGCAGACAGGATCCAAATCAGAACACTGGCATATCTTTGCAGAACTGCACCATTATAGCTGCACGCAATTTTTCCATGGCTGAGAGGCAAAACTTCTCGACGTTTTTAGGTAGGCCATGGCGGAACTACTCCAGGACTGTAATTATGAAGAGTTACATCGGAACTCTTGTACATAGGGAAGGATGGTGCAAGTGGAACAGTTACAGTACTCTAGATACTGTGGACTACATCGAATACAAGAATTTCGGGCCAGGATCAAATACAACACAGAGGGTCAATTGGCCAGGGTACAAAAATAATTGCAGTGATGATATTGCTAGACAGTTTTCAGTGGAGGAGTTTCTACGGGAAGATGATGACTGGTTAGAGTCCACAGCTTTTCCTTTTTTCAATGCATATACACAGAATAGAAGTGTAGAACTGGACatgtaa